A genomic region of Rhipicephalus sanguineus isolate Rsan-2018 chromosome 3, BIME_Rsan_1.4, whole genome shotgun sequence contains the following coding sequences:
- the LOC119384952 gene encoding isocitrate dehydrogenase [NADP] cytoplasmic gives MEKLKCGPVVEMRGDDMARVVWDLVRERLIQPYVDVDLQVFDLSIEHRNQTNDMVTLEAAEALKTHNVGVKCATITAEKDVLEKYHLKRMWMSPNAAIRNALGGAVFREPIVCRNIPPLVKQWRKPIIIARHAFGDQYNGKDFVVPGPGTLQIKYSPTIGAPYNVDIYEFDDTLGVAAAMCNTDRSITEFAYCCFQFALQRGYPLYLSTKETIMKKYDGRFKAIFELLYQKKYKSRFMEKGIFFQHRLMDDMVARSLRMEGGFVWACKNYDGDIQSDFIAQGFGSLGLMTSVLICPDNKTTMTEAAHGTVTKHYRRHTAGLETSTNSLSSVYTWTKGLSHRGKLDGNAKLVAFSRCLERVCLETVESGFMTKDLASCVKGFGKVDRRDYLNTFEFVDKLAEQLDIRFKEIFTEEAK, from the exons ATGGAGAAGCTGAAGTGCGGGCCCGTGGTCGAGATGCGCGGTGACGACATGGCGCGCGTGGTCTGGGACTTGGTTCGGGAGAGGCTCATCCAGCCGTACGTGGACGTTGACCTGCAGGTGTTCGACCTGTCTATCGAGCACCGCAACCAGACCAATGACATGGTCACGCTGGAGGCTGCCGAGGCGCTCAAGACGCACAACGTGGGCGTCAAGTGCGCCACCATCACGGCCGAGAAGGACGTGCTCGAGAAGTACCACCTGAAGCGTATGTGGATGTCGCCCAATGCCGCCATTCGCAACGCCCTCGGCGGTGCCGTCTTCCGAGAGCCCATCGTCTGTCGCAACATCCCGCCGCTGGTAAAGCAGTGGCGCAAACCAATCATTATCGCGCGTCACGCGTTTGGCGACCAGTACAACGGGAAGGACTTCGTCGTCCCTGGACCCGGCACGCTCCAGATCAAGTACTCGCCTACCATCGGAGCTCCTTACAATGTTGAC ATTTACGAGTTCGACGACACACTGGGAGTGGCCGCGGCTATGTGCAACACGGATCGCTCCATTACCGAGTTCGCGTACTGCTGCTTCCAGTTCGCTCTGCAGCGCGGCTACCCGCTCTACCTGAGCACCAAGGAGACCATCATGAAGAAGTACGACGGGCGATTCAAGGCAATCTTTGAGCTGCTCTACCAGAAGAAGTACAAGAGTCGCTTCATGGAGAAGGGCATCTTCTTCCAGCACCGGCTCATGGACGACATGGTGGCACGCTCGTTGCGCATGGAGGGCGGCTTCGTGTGGGCCTGCAAGAACTACGACGGCGACATCCAGTCGGACTTCATCGCGCAGGGCTTCGGTTCGCTGGGGCTCATGACGAGCGTGCTCATCTGCCCCGACAACAAGACGACGATGACCGAGGCGGCGCACGGCACGGTCACCAAGCACTACCGGCGCCACACTGCAGGACTCGAGACGTCCACCAACTCGCTGTCCTCGGTGTACACCTGGACCAAAGGACTCTCGCACAGGGGAAAGCTCGACGGCAACGCCAAGCTCGTCGCGTTCTCCCGGTGTCTGGAGCGGGTCTGCCTCGAAACCGTCGAGTCGGGCTTCATGACCAAGGACTTGGCGTCGTGCGTCAAGGGATTCGGCAAGGTGGACCGAAGGGACTACCTTAACACATTCGAATTCGTGGACAAACTGGCAGAGCAACTGGACATTAGGTTCAAAGAGATCTTTACGGAAGAGGCCAAGTAG